A section of the Sceloporus undulatus isolate JIND9_A2432 ecotype Alabama chromosome 3, SceUnd_v1.1, whole genome shotgun sequence genome encodes:
- the MB21D2 gene encoding protein MB21D2 isoform X2 produces MVQKLDQKLPVANEYLLLSGGVREGVVDLDLDELNIYARGTDYDMDFTLLVPALKLHDRNQPVTLDMRHSALCHSWLSLRLFDEGTISKWKDCCTIVDHINGATNYFFSPTKVAEWFYDSISIVLSEIQKKPQRGMPKVEKVEKNGTIISIILGVGSSRMLYDVVPVVSFKGWPAVAQSWLMENHFWDGKITEEEVISGFYLVPACSYKGRKDNEWRLSFARSEVQLKKCISPSLMQAYQACKAIIIKLLSRPKAISPYHLRSMMLWACDRLPANYLAQEDYAAHFLLGLIDDLQHCLVNKMCPNYFIPQCNMLEHLSEETVMLHARKLSSVRSDPAEHLQTAIEHVKAANRLTLELQRRGSASSIPSPQSDGGDSSQPDDRLAKKLQQLVTENPGKSISVFINPDDVTRPHFRIDDKFF; encoded by the coding sequence ATGGTACAGAAACTCGACCAAAAACTTCCGGTGGCTAACGAGTACCTGCTACTTTCAGGAGGTGTCCGGGAAGGGGTGGTGGACCTGGACCTGGATGAGCTGAACATCTACGCCCGTGGCACTGACTATGATATGGACTTCACCCTCCTGGTGCCAGCCCTGAAGCTCCATGACCGGAACCAGCCGGTCACCCTGGACATGCGCCACTCAGCCCTCTGCCACTCATGGCTGAGTTTGCGGCTCTTTGATGAGGGGACCATCAGCAAGTGGAAGGATTGCTGCACCATCGTGGACCACATCAATGGGGCTACCAACTACTTCTTCTCCCCCACCAAAGTGGCTGAGTGGTTCTATGACTCGATCAGCATCGTCCTGTCTGAGATCCAGAAGAAGCCCCAGAGGGGCATGCCCAAAGTGGAGAAGGTGGAGAAGAATGGGACCATCATCTCCATCATTCTGGGTGTGGGTAGCAGTCGCATGCTCTATGATGTCGTCCCTGTTGTCTCATTCAAAGGCTGGCCGGCTGTGGCCCAGAGCTGGCTGATGGAGAACCACTTCTGGGATGGGAAGATCACTGAGGAAGAGGTAATCAGCGGCTTTTACTTAGTGCCGGCCTGTTCCTACAAGGGCCGGAAGGACAATGAATGGCGGCTGTCCTTCGCCCGGAGCGAAGTCCAGCTGAAGAAGTGCATCTCCCCTAGCCTCATGCAAGCCTACCAGGCTTGCAAAGCCATCATCATCAAGCTTCTCTCCCGCCCCAAGGCCATCAGCCCCTACCACCTGCGCAGCATGATGCTCTGGGCCTGTGACCGGCTCCCAGCGAACTACCTGGCCCAGGAAGACTACGCGGCCCATTTCCTCCTGGGTCTGATTGATGACCTCCAGCACTGTCTGGTGAACAAGATGTGCCCCAACTACTTCATTCCCCAGTGCAACATGTTGGAGCATCTCTCTGAGGAGACAGTCATGCTCCATGCCAGGAAGCTCTCCTCCGTACGCTCGGACCCAGCTGAGCACCTCCAGACAGCCATCGAGCACGTCAAGGCGGCCAACCGGCTCACACTAGAACTCCAGCGGAGAGGCAGCGCCAGCAGTATCCCGTCCCCACAGTCGGACGGTGGGGACAGCAGTCAGCCTGATGACCGGTTGGCCAAAAAGCTTCAGCAGCTGGTGACTGAGAACCCAGGGAAGTCCATCTCCGTCTTTATTAATCCTGACGACGTTACCCGGCCTCACTTTAGAATCGACGACAAATTCTTCTGA